AAACTACTTTAATGGCGTAGCTTTTGAAGCAACTTTGTTTAATATTGACTTTGACGAGCTTGTTATTCAAGAGACAGCTGGCCGATTTGTAAACGCTGGCGAATCAAAACATACAGGTATTGAGCTGGCAGCTCGAATTGATTTCGGTAAAATTTACAATACTGTACATAATTTTTACCTTCAAGGATCATATACAAACTTGTTTACAGCCAAATTCAATAAAAACACAGATCAAACAACTAGTGGCAATCGTTTACCTTATGCCCCGCGTGATCTAGCCTCATTAAGTTTTGGTTATCAACATCCAGTTGGCTTAGACGCTCGTATTGGTGTGGATTATGTAAGTCAACAGTTCGTGGATGCTGCCAATACGCGCGTTGAAACTTTAGATGGGCAACAAGGTACTATACCTTCTTATACTTTGCTAAACGCTACTGTGAACTATAAACCAGTGGGATCTTCTACAAGCTACTTCTTAAGTGCATACAACTTAGCTGACAAAGAGTTCTTAATTAGTCGTGTTGATGGTAAAGTCGCTGGCCGTCCAAGACAGGTATTTGGTGGTGTAAGATACGATTTCTAATCGTCACTTTACTTACAAAGATACTAAGTAATAAACAATTAAGGGGCTTTTAGCCCCTTAATTGTTTTATAGCTTATCAAGTGATCGTTGACTCATTTCATGAATGCAACAATATAAAGATTGCATTCATCTTGCATTAAAAAAATGATTAATCAATCTACCATCAATCTACCGTAGTCGAGCTAATTTTATGAATACTCAAATCAGCGCCATCAAATTCTTCTTCTGCATTTAAACGGATGCCCACCCACTTTTTCAGCACACGATAAATAATAAAGCTGCCTGTGATGGCAATTAAAATGGCGAGACTGGTGCCGATCAATTGCGATATAAAGCTGACGCCACCCATACCGCCTAATGCTTGACTACCAAAGATACCTGCTGCCAAGCCACCCCAAGCACCGCATAAGCCATGCAACGGCCATACACCCAACACATCGTCAATTTTTAAGCGGTTTTGTGTCAGGGTAAACGCCCATACAAATATGGCACCTGCAACAATGCCTGTTGCTAACGCGCCTAATGGATGCATCACGTCAGAGCCAGCACAGACGGCCACCAAGCCTGCTAGCGGGCCATTATGTACAAAACCTGGGTCATTTTTACCTAGCACTACCGCAGCTAATGTGCCGCCAACCAGCGCCATTAAGGAGTTAACGGCCACCAAGCCAGAAATGCCTTGGATTGATTGCGCCGACATGACATTAAAACCAAACCAACCCACCGTGAGTATCCATGCGCCTAAAGCCAAAAATGGGATGCTGGATGGCGGATGCGCATAGAGTTGACCATCTTTACCATAACGCCCGGCACGCGCGCCTAATAAGATCACTGCTATTAAGCCTATCCATCCACCCATGGCATGTACAACCACTGAACCTGCAAAATCATGAAAGGCAAAGCCAAATTGTTGTGTTAAAAAGTCTTGGATACCGTAATGCCCATTCCAAGCAATGCCTTCAAAAAAGGGGTAAACAAAACCCACCAATAGAAAAGTTGCCGCAATTTGTGGGTTAAATTTTGCACGCTCGGCAATACCGCCAGAAACAATGGCAGGAATAGCCGCCGCAAAGGTTAATAGAAAAAAGAATTTGACTAGGGCATAACCACTTTTGGCGGCCAAGTCTTCTGCACCACTCAAAAAATTGACCCCATAAGCAATGCTGTAACCAATAAAAAAATAAGCAATGGTCGATATAGAAAAATCGACCATGATTTTAACTAAAGCATTCACTTGGTTTTTATGACGGACTGTGCCCAGCTCTAAAAAGGCAAAACCTGAATGCATAGCCAACACCATAATGGCGCCCAATAACACAAACAAGGTGTCGTTTGCAGCTATTAATTGTTCCATTTACTCCCCCTGTAGGATTATTCTGATTGTTTAGTGCCATCAATTCGATAAGAGAAGTAAGAGTAGCTACTAAAAAATCCACTGTTTTAAAGATTTTATGTTTTTTTATTATACTAAAACTGCCCATCATGCAGTAATAGATTGATCACCCAATCAAACCGAATAACTTTCTTATGCAAACGCTTTGTTTTTAAGCAATTTCATATACACTTTCAATGATGATTGATAGAAAAATACATTATGTTTGAAATTGCATTATTAATGATTCTTTTGCTGATTGGTTGGTTTTGGTCTGACACGATTGCCAAGCGAGAAATCGCCATTTATGTTGGAAGAGAGCTAGCCAGCCGCTGGCATTTACAGCTTCTAGATGAGACGGTTTCTTGCAAAAAAATCAGCTTTGCTCGCAATAGTCGCGGTCATGTACAACTGGTGCGATTGTATGAGTTTGAAGTGAGCGCGGATGGCTTAACTCGCCTGTCTTGCAATTTACAGCTGCTTGGTAAGCAACTACAACATTGGGATATTCCGCCTTATTTACAGCCCATTCACTAATAAATTAGCAATGCTATATATTGGTCGTTTCGCTCCCTCCCCCACAGGTCCTTTGCATTTTGGATCGCTGGTTGCTGCAGTGGCCAGCTATTGCGATGCGAAAGCGCATAAAGGTAAATGGCTATTAAGAATAGAAGACATTGATACACCGCGTGTGCAGCCTGGCGCAACCGACAGCATTATCAATACCTTAGCAGCGTTTGGCTTGAAGTGGGATGGCGACATCATGTATCAAAGTCAGCGCAATAAAGCATATTTAGAAGCTTTTAATCGCCTCAACCATCAGCAATTGCTTTATCCATGCACCTGCACACGTAAAGAAATTGCAGATTCATCCACAGTAATGGGTATTGAAGGCATTGTTTACCCAGGCACATGTTTGCATCACGCAATCAAGCAAAACCACCCTATTGCATGGCGGGTTAAAACCGAAGATAAACCGATGTGTTTTTATGATGCTATTCAGGGCAATATTACACAAAACTTACAATCCGATATTGGTGATTTTGTATTAAAACGGGCAGATGGCATATTCACCTATCAACTAGCCGTTGTGGTGGATGATGCAGAGCAAGGCATCACCCATGTTGTGCGCGGCAGCGATTTGCTCAACTCAACAACGCGACAAATTTTTTTACAGCAATTGCTTGGGTTTGACACGCCGCATTATGTCCATATTCCAGTGGTAACAAATGCACAAGGTGAAAAACTCAGCAAACAAACACTGGCTACTGCACTGTCATTAACCAACATACAACAGCAACTCTATGATGCGTTTTGTTTTATTGGGCTAGCGCCCCCAACAACCATAAAAAACGCCACACCTAAAGAGATGTGGCGTTGGGCAATTGCACATTGGACAGCTTCTAATCTAAACAATGATTAATGCTTTCATTAGCTAGAATTTATAAGAGGCACCAACTTCCACATTACGCTCTATCCCAGGGAAAATACCGTCTGGGTTACGACTTGCAATATACTTTCTATCAGTAAGATTACGCACAGCGCCAAACAAAGACCAGTGTGTATCTACATCATAAAAAGCATTCAAATTAAAGGTTGTATAACTTGGAATTTCACCTAAACGACCATCCACACTTTGCAATCGCGTATTAGCGGCATCAACAAATTGTTCTGACACGTGATACGCACCGATACTTGCTCTCAATTTACCAAGCTTGTAATTCAAATTAATATTACTGGTAAATTTTGGTGAGTATGGTATGCGATTACCATCTGGACCAAGGTTATTATTGGTAAACTCTGCAACTGGAATATAAGTAGCATTACCATCAATGCTCCAGCCACTATCAAACGCATAGCCTAGACCTAATTCCAATCCTTGATTAAGGGTTTTACCTCCATTGGCTAATGTCACACCTGCAGACAATGCCTGATTAACTATCTGGTTATCAAAATCCATATGAAAAACAGTTGCTTCATAAGTTAAACCACCAGTGTTACCACGAATACCAAGCTCATAATTAGTAGAACGTTCTGCATCTAATTGTTGATCAACACCTGCCCCAGAGATGGCACTTGCTACCATTGCAGGTGAGAAACCTTTGAAAGCGCCTGCAAAGACTTGTGCTTCAGGAATGACCTGCCATGTGGCGCCGACGCCCGGTAAAAGCTCTGTATTTTTAGCAGTTCCAGATACGTTGGTTAGCTCATTTTTACGTTTTTGATCATAAGATTCAACACGTAGACCTGGTGTAATTGCTACTTTATCAGTTAATACAAATCTGTTTTGAGCATACAAAGCAACACCCTCAGCTGTCTGCGTTTCGTCACCAGTTAATTCACCTGACCTTGCTTCTGGATTGGTTCTCGACCGAACGGTTTTATTGCTTAGCGTATCACGATGCACACGTATGCCAATCTCGGATTCATTTTCGATACCAAATGTGTCATGATTGATGAATAAACGGGAATCTAAACCAAACATTTCAAATTCACGGTTACGGCCAGACATGCAGAAGCTACCTACTCCACAAGCAACAAAAGTGGTGCCATCTGCTGTTCTAGTTGCAACGTCACGACGCCAAAAGTCGCGCGTTAAATTACTCCAATAAACTAAGGTATTTAATTTTACATTATCATTAAATTCTAATTCGTGATTGATATCAAATGATTTGCGATCGGTAATAAAGTAATCATTTGGTGCAGGATTTTTTGTTGGATTATTCTTAAACTCATTTGGTCTTAAACCAACATATGAAGTATTAATTTCATTGTCATAATAGGTAAACTTAGCACTTAGCCACTGGTTTTCACCAATTTGCAAGCCACCTTTTGCAACAATATCGGTTAAATCAAAACCATTATTTCTAAAGCCATCACCACGAGAAGTAATGGCACTAATACCACCAACAGCTTCTCCTGATGGCGAAGCACCACCAGCGTCAACACCAAATAATCTAAAGTTGTTGCTACCAATACGACTAGTCAATTTAACGCCATCTTCTGGCGCTTTAGTTTTGTAATTAATGACCCCGCCGATCGTGGTTGGACCATAACGCAAGCCTGCTGCTCCTTTAAGTACTTCGATACTTTGCATCCGTTCAATACGTGGGTTGTAGTAAGACTCATTCGCTAAAAATAAGCCTGGAGCAATTGGTACGCCATCTTCTAAGACCAATAGTTTTTGACTTCGATTTGGATTTAGTCCGCGTAACCCTATATTAGGGATAAACCCATATCCCTCCTCCTCTCGCACTACTACGCCAGGAACAGATTTTAGTGCATCCTGCGTTGATAGCGGCTGCATAACTTCTAATTTTTCTTTTTTAATGACAGTAACAGAGCCTGGCACTTTAGCAAGCGCATCCACTGCCTCCCCGATAATGTCGATTGTTGGCAAAACAATTTTTTTTGCGTCATCAGCAACTGCCATTTGATGCGTAGCTAACATCACAAATAACACTAAAGGTTTTACATACATTTTATTATTCATATCCATCCCAGATAGTCTAATTAAAAGAAATTCTATTATTGCATTAATTTTGTAAATGCTATTCTAGATGATAATCATTATCATTACAACAATTAATTACATCAAACTTAAATGTAATTGATGGTGTTAAAATACGCACATGCAAACACCAAAAGACCAACTCCATCACTTTCTTTTTGACAACACGCCTATTCGTGGCAATCTTGTTCATTTAGACGCTACTTATACAGCTGCGCTGGCGCATCAGCACCTACCACTGGTAATTAAAAAAGCATTGGGTGAATTAATGGCCGCAAGCGCACTACTGACGGCTACATTAAAAATGGATGGCGCTATGATTTTGCAAATTCAGACCAAAGGAAAGTTGAAACTATTGGTGGTTGAATGTAGCTCAGATTTGACCATGCGGGCCACGGCAAAGTGGTCAGGTGATATTGCAGATGATGCAGATTTTTTAGATCTGATAAAACAAGGTCACTGCATCATTACACTAGACACAAAACATAGCGAGCCTTATCAAGGCATTGTGCCAATCGAGGGCAACACGATTGCCGAAATGCTAGAAGGCTATATGCGTCGTTCACAACAGATAGATACTAGATTATGGTTAAGCTGTAATGGTGATATTGCCACTGGCTTGTTAGTGCAAAAATTACCAGAGCAAGAAGGAATTGATCCCGATGCATGGCAGCGTATAACGATGCTAGCCGATACAGTTACACCGCAAGAGCTAGAAACCGAATCCGCCGAGCGCATTCTAACAAACTTATTTTATGAGGAAGATGTGCGTTTATTTGAAGCAAAACCAACGCGATTTTTTTGCCATTGCACCCGCGAAAACGTTGGCAAAATGCTACAAATGTTAGGTAGAGAAGAAATAGAATCTATTCTATCTGAACAAGAGAAAATTGAGATCCATTGCGATTTTTGCAATAAACAATATTTGTTTGATGCAGTAGATGCCGCAACCTTATTTACCGAAGGCGATGTGATTAAAGCCAGTAAAGCAATCCATTAATCATCACTTAATGTTTTATTGCTGATATCAACTGACATCTGACTACCGCAAACCGCCCTTCCATAGCGTCACACGCATTATCGCGAAGCTTTTATTACGAACCAGTCATTGCGAACTCGTGATTGCGAACCTGTCATTACGAACTCGTCATTGCTCACGCAGTGAAGCAATCCAGTATGCGTAAAATAGAACGATTGTTTGGACTGCCGCGCTACGCTCGCAGTGACGAATAAGGGGATAAGTTGGTAGGCTAGGCTGGCAGTGACGAATAAGAGAATGGACTAGCAGACTAGGTTTGCGGTGATGGTGAAGTTGAGTGGGCAGCTAGACCTCTTTTCTAGCGTGGGTGATTACGTGTGCTGATCGATCTGTCGCTTGCGCTCAAATAAGCAAATTGCAGCCGCTGCAGCCGCATTTAATGATTCAAGTTTTGCGTGCATAGGGATGCTTATCTGATGTGTTGCGGTATTGAGTACATCGCGGCTTAACCCGGCGCCTTCATTCCCAATCACAAAAGCCGTTGGCAGCGTTAAATCTTGCTGATAAATGCTGTCGCCAGCTAAAGTTGTTGCATAGGTGTTTCCACTAAAATCTATTAGAGCTTGTTTCATGTCTACACCTTCAACAATCGGCAAATAAAACTGCGCGCTTTGACCGCCGCGCAGGCATTTTGGTGACCAAGCGTCGGTACAGCCTTTTGATAAGTACACAGCATGCACCCCCGCGCCCAAGGCACTTCTTAACATGCTGCCCAAATTGCCAGGGTCTTGAATATCTTCTAGCATTAAGGCAAAACTTACTGTTTCTGGCAGTGGCACTTTTGGCGTTGTAACCAGTGCCAAAATACCTGTACTATTGACCACTGGCGTGAGCGCTGCAAACAACAAGGTTGGCAACATGATGGTGTTCACATCGGCCAATTGTTGTATTAAATTGGTTGCTTCTTGCGCACTTTGACCTTCTGGAATAATCAACATCTCAGGCTCGCCAAACGCTTGCAAATAGCCTGCAATCAAATGCACACCATCGAGCAGCGTTTTACCTTCTTTAATGCGCTCACGCTTATTATCTGCCAACTTTTTTAGCTGCTTAAAAATAACATTATCGTGAGAAGTGATGTGTTTAAAAGACATAAGATAAAATTATTGTAATCATCAATCTGCAACATTCTAACTGATGGATGCACTGAAATTGATTATTTAGCACATTTCTTGCGTTTATGCAGCCGCAATAGCTTTACAATATCGCTATTGTTTTTGAAAAAGTTGCCGTGTTATTAAGATAATGGATGAATATGATTGAAGGTCTAGTACAAATTTTTTTATGGCAGGGAATAGGCGAACTGGTTTCAAAATTTTTACTGCCCAATATGCCTGGCCCCGTCATTGGGCTAATATTATTAGTTGCGTTTTTATCCATTAAAGGTGAAGTAAACCCATCCCTGAGCATGGTTGCTGATGGGTTTCGGCAACATCTTGCTTTATTGTTTGTGCCCGCTTCTGTCGGCGTTATTCTTTTTATTCCCGCATTAAAAACACATGCGTTTGCTGTGAGCGTTGCATTAATTGTGAGTGTTATTTTAGCCATCGCAGTAACCGCGCTTGTGCTTAAATTATTTAGCATCAAAGAACCAGCTTATGCCAACACCAAAGCCTATAAACAAGAAATGAAAGAGCTTGATGAGGATAGACGGCAACAAATTGCCAACCGTAAACGACAAAGACAAGACAAAGCCACAAAACAGACAAACAGCACAGCAACGGGGGTGAACAATGACCGATAGGCTGCCTATTTCAGAAATTTGGGTGTATCTTTCTGGCGATCCCTTATTTGCACTGGTATTAACATTAGCAACCTATCAACTGGGTTATACGCTCTACGTAAAATCTAATCGTAATCCAATACTAAACCCAGCCGCCATCTCCATCATCCTCATCTCTGTCATTATCTCTCAGTTTGGCTTCGGCAACTCTTATCAAGATGCCTATCAGCAATATTTTGAAGGCGCACAATTTGTACACTTTTTACTTGGCACGGCAACAGTAGCGCTTGCTGTTCCCATTTATCGCGGCTTTGCACA
This region of Methylophilaceae bacterium genomic DNA includes:
- a CDS encoding TonB-dependent siderophore receptor, with product MNNKMYVKPLVLFVMLATHQMAVADDAKKIVLPTIDIIGEAVDALAKVPGSVTVIKKEKLEVMQPLSTQDALKSVPGVVVREEEGYGFIPNIGLRGLNPNRSQKLLVLEDGVPIAPGLFLANESYYNPRIERMQSIEVLKGAAGLRYGPTTIGGVINYKTKAPEDGVKLTSRIGSNNFRLFGVDAGGASPSGEAVGGISAITSRGDGFRNNGFDLTDIVAKGGLQIGENQWLSAKFTYYDNEINTSYVGLRPNEFKNNPTKNPAPNDYFITDRKSFDINHELEFNDNVKLNTLVYWSNLTRDFWRRDVATRTADGTTFVACGVGSFCMSGRNREFEMFGLDSRLFINHDTFGIENESEIGIRVHRDTLSNKTVRSRTNPEARSGELTGDETQTAEGVALYAQNRFVLTDKVAITPGLRVESYDQKRKNELTNVSGTAKNTELLPGVGATWQVIPEAQVFAGAFKGFSPAMVASAISGAGVDQQLDAERSTNYELGIRGNTGGLTYEATVFHMDFDNQIVNQALSAGVTLANGGKTLNQGLELGLGYAFDSGWSIDGNATYIPVAEFTNNNLGPDGNRIPYSPKFTSNINLNYKLGKLRASIGAYHVSEQFVDAANTRLQSVDGRLGEIPSYTTFNLNAFYDVDTHWSLFGAVRNLTDRKYIASRNPDGIFPGIERNVEVGASYKF
- the gluQRS gene encoding tRNA glutamyl-Q(34) synthetase GluQRS: MLYIGRFAPSPTGPLHFGSLVAAVASYCDAKAHKGKWLLRIEDIDTPRVQPGATDSIINTLAAFGLKWDGDIMYQSQRNKAYLEAFNRLNHQQLLYPCTCTRKEIADSSTVMGIEGIVYPGTCLHHAIKQNHPIAWRVKTEDKPMCFYDAIQGNITQNLQSDIGDFVLKRADGIFTYQLAVVVDDAEQGITHVVRGSDLLNSTTRQIFLQQLLGFDTPHYVHIPVVTNAQGEKLSKQTLATALSLTNIQQQLYDAFCFIGLAPPTTIKNATPKEMWRWAIAHWTASNLNND
- a CDS encoding ammonium transporter gives rise to the protein MEQLIAANDTLFVLLGAIMVLAMHSGFAFLELGTVRHKNQVNALVKIMVDFSISTIAYFFIGYSIAYGVNFLSGAEDLAAKSGYALVKFFFLLTFAAAIPAIVSGGIAERAKFNPQIAATFLLVGFVYPFFEGIAWNGHYGIQDFLTQQFGFAFHDFAGSVVVHAMGGWIGLIAVILLGARAGRYGKDGQLYAHPPSSIPFLALGAWILTVGWFGFNVMSAQSIQGISGLVAVNSLMALVGGTLAAVVLGKNDPGFVHNGPLAGLVAVCAGSDVMHPLGALATGIVAGAIFVWAFTLTQNRLKIDDVLGVWPLHGLCGAWGGLAAGIFGSQALGGMGGVSFISQLIGTSLAILIAITGSFIIYRVLKKWVGIRLNAEEEFDGADLSIHKISSTTVD
- a CDS encoding CidA/LrgA family protein; the protein is MIEGLVQIFLWQGIGELVSKFLLPNMPGPVIGLILLVAFLSIKGEVNPSLSMVADGFRQHLALLFVPASVGVILFIPALKTHAFAVSVALIVSVILAIAVTALVLKLFSIKEPAYANTKAYKQEMKELDEDRRQQIANRKRQRQDKATKQTNSTATGVNNDR
- a CDS encoding DUF3301 domain-containing protein, with translation MFEIALLMILLLIGWFWSDTIAKREIAIYVGRELASRWHLQLLDETVSCKKISFARNSRGHVQLVRLYEFEVSADGLTRLSCNLQLLGKQLQHWDIPPYLQPIH
- the hslO gene encoding Hsp33 family molecular chaperone HslO, whose product is MQTPKDQLHHFLFDNTPIRGNLVHLDATYTAALAHQHLPLVIKKALGELMAASALLTATLKMDGAMILQIQTKGKLKLLVVECSSDLTMRATAKWSGDIADDADFLDLIKQGHCIITLDTKHSEPYQGIVPIEGNTIAEMLEGYMRRSQQIDTRLWLSCNGDIATGLLVQKLPEQEGIDPDAWQRITMLADTVTPQELETESAERILTNLFYEEDVRLFEAKPTRFFCHCTRENVGKMLQMLGREEIESILSEQEKIEIHCDFCNKQYLFDAVDAATLFTEGDVIKASKAIH
- a CDS encoding RNA methyltransferase translates to MSFKHITSHDNVIFKQLKKLADNKRERIKEGKTLLDGVHLIAGYLQAFGEPEMLIIPEGQSAQEATNLIQQLADVNTIMLPTLLFAALTPVVNSTGILALVTTPKVPLPETVSFALMLEDIQDPGNLGSMLRSALGAGVHAVYLSKGCTDAWSPKCLRGGQSAQFYLPIVEGVDMKQALIDFSGNTYATTLAGDSIYQQDLTLPTAFVIGNEGAGLSRDVLNTATHQISIPMHAKLESLNAAAAAAICLFERKRQIDQHT